In a single window of the Acyrthosiphon pisum isolate AL4f chromosome X, pea_aphid_22Mar2018_4r6ur, whole genome shotgun sequence genome:
- the LOC100162196 gene encoding KRAB-A domain-containing protein 2-like: MRQKFYNALSDLLKNKREEEYMLRLQEVKLAKEKIGKKSAKDYRYILFVFIVKKKSSNPKRGLVSKPMLHNAFNSRAQVDLIDMQSQIYNEFKFIMIYQDHLTKFILLRHLKSKRAEEIVFNLIDIHTTFGAPAILHSDNGREFVNTMITELDMIWGDIKIVHGKPKHSQSQWSVERANRDVEDILATWMAENNSRDWPSGIKFVQFRKNRAFHSGIGRSPYEAMFGCPVRLGVASVGFPLDETTNLNQEEDIGEIDNDINIRQEDDIENNLDGVQLTNNEHLNKTDILNERQLSAKCLENRAKKD; this comes from the exons ATGCGTCAAAAATTTTACAACGCATTATctgatttattgaaaaataaacgtGAAGAGGAATATATGTTAAGATTGCAAGAAGTTAAATTAGCTAAGGAAAAAATTGGGAAGAAAAGTGCAAAGGATTACAGATACATTC tCTTTGTATtcattgtgaaaaaaaaatcatcgaatcCAAAGCGAGGCCTAGTTTCTAAACCCATGCTTCATAATGCATTCAATTCACGAGCCCAAGTTGACCTTATCGATATGCAAAGtcaaatttataatgaatttaaatttatcatgaTCTATCAAGaccatttaacaaaattcattctacttagacatttaaaatcaaaacgtGCTGaagaaatagtatttaatttgatCGATATTCATACTACATTTGGTGCACCTGCAATACTCCACTCTGACAACGGAAGAGAATTTGTAAACACTATGATAACTGAGCTTGATATGATATGGGGTGATATTAAAATAGTTCATGGCAAACCAAAGCACAGCCAAAGCCAATGGTCGGTAGAACGAGCGAATCGCGATGTTGAAGACATTTTGGCAACATGGATGGCTGAAAATAATTCTAGAGATTGGCCATCGGGAATAAAATTTGTTCAATTCAGAAAAAATCGCGCGTTTCATTCAG gaatTGGCAGATCACCGTATGAGGCGATGTTTGGGTGTCCTGTAAGACTTGGTGTAGCGTCAGTTGGATTTCCACTCGATGAAACCACTAATTTAAACCAAGAAGAAGATATTGGAGAAattgataatgatattaatattagacAAGAAGACgatattgaaaataatcttGATGGAGTTCAACTAACCAACAATGAGCATTTAA ACAAGACTGATATATTGAATGAAAGACAATTATCTGCAAAATGCTTGGAAAATCGGGccaaaaaagattaa
- the LOC107882354 gene encoding uncharacterized protein LOC107882354, which translates to MFNFIKDFLSDRSFQVKIHNYLSPSFSQQNGVPQGSTISVTLFLIAINDICENIKFPVQSTLFADDLNILCRGKNPNSIQPALQDTIDSLLEWSSKTGFTFSATKSRCSLFTRFRKYNNLEVHLNNTPIPYTKTIKILGITFDNKNTWQAHLKEIRKATLIKLNIIKLLAHTTWRANGTTLKQIYKSLILSKLEYGAFLYIDAKQSALKMIETIHNSGLRLATGAFRSSPISSILNIANTLPLDLRRMQNFALQEARRIQNNITSNLENSIKLNNFEFNCSGIFKHEHATTPPWLMELHFNTDLSQHIKSETMDYTFRNLTLSLLEDYQDYTKFYTDGSKTEIGVGASVYFNNTSKMIKFPDFCSIYTAEAYAIYHALETIQQLNIDKAIILSDSLSTINSICNINQPNAISSMIQNRIALLNHNNQDVMLLWIPSHTGIHGNETADTYAKRAITSPEASLVQICSLGDIKGAIQSLTLQQWQHRWTSSHTKLNEIKPSINPWPTHTSKRRHEVIINRLRIGHTWLTHSFLMRHDDPAQCTTCGEALTIKHVLLHCRNFTDTRTSLNIPEHLYEALGPDYENSINILTFLKITKLYNLI; encoded by the exons ATGTTTAATTTCATAAAGGACTTCTTATCGGATAGATCATTCCAAGTGAAAATCCACAATTATCTATCCCCTTCCTTTAGTCAACAAAACGGTGTCCCCCAAGGGTCTACTATATCAGTCACCCTATTCCTTATCGCTATAAACGATATATGTGAGAACATTAAATTTCCAGTGCAATCTACACTTTTCGCAGACGATCTAAACATCCTTTGCAGAGGAAAAAACCCAAATTCTATCCAACCAGCTCTACAGGATACAATTGACTCATTATTAGAATGGTCTTCCAAAACCGGTTTTACGTTCTCTGCCACAAAATCTCGCTGCTCCCTCTTTACCAGGTTCagaaaatacaacaatttagaAGTACATTTAAACAACACTCCAATACCATACACCAAAACCATTAAGATCCTCGGAATTACCTTTGACAACAAGAACACATGGCAGGCCCACTTGAAAGAAATTAGAAAAGcaactttaataaaattgaacatcATCAAATTATTAGCTCACACTACGTGGAGAGCAAACGGAACTACTctcaaacaaatatataaatctcTCATTCTGTCCAAATTGGAATATGGTGCTTTCCTCTACATCGACGCCAAACAATCTGCACTCAAAATGATAGAGACTATTCACAACTCGGGTCTAAGACTTGCCACAGGTGCATTCCGTTCTAGTCCGATTTCAAGCATTCTCAATATAGCAAACACACTTCCTCTTGACCTAAGGAGAATGCAAAACTTTGCACTTCAAGAAGCTAGAAGAATACAAAACAACATTACCTCAAACTTAGAAAACTCAATAAAACTCAACAACTTCGAGTTCAATTGTTCAGGAATATTCAAACATGAGCATGCTACCACTCCTCCTTGGTTAATGGAACTACACTTCAATACTGATCTTTCTCAACACATCAAAAGTGAGACCATGGACTATACTTTTAGAAATCTGACACTTTCTTTACTCGAAGACTACCAGGATTACACCAAGTTTTACACCGACGGATCCAAAACCGAAATAGGGGTAGGGGCATCGGTATACTTCAACAACACATCCAAAATGATCAAATTCCCCGATTTCTGCTCAATCTACACAGCAGAAGCATATGCGATCTACCACGCACTTGAAACAATTCAACAACTCAATATAGATAAAGCGATCATATTAAGCGACTCTCTTAGTACTATAAACAGCATCTGCAACATAAACCAACCAAACGCCATATCCAGTATGATTCAAAATCGAATTGCTCTTCTAAATCACAACAACCAAGACGTAATGCTGCTATGGATTCCTAGCCACACCGGAATCCATGGCAACGAAACAGCAGACACCTACGCTAAAAGAGCTATAACCTCCCCTGAAGCTTCCTTAGTGCAAATTTGTTCTCTGGGAGATATCAAGGGAGCAATACAGTCCCTGACGTTGCAACAGTGGCAACATCGATGGACATCATCACATACAAAGTTAAACGAAATCAAACCTTCCATAAACCCTTGGCCAACACACACTTCCAAGAGACGCCACGAAGTCATAATTAATAGACTCAGAATCGGGCACACGTGGCTTACACACAGCTTTCTCATGAGACACGACGATCCCGCCCAATGCACAACCTGCGGAGAAGCTCTAACTATCAAACACGTCCTTCTACACTGCCGAAATTTTACAG ATACCAGAACCTCCTTAAACATTCCAGAACACCTCTACGAAGCACTTGGACCGGATTATGAAAATTCCATTAATATTCTAACTTTCCTAAAAATAACCAAACTTTATAACCTCATATAA